In a genomic window of Mycoplasma iguanae:
- a CDS encoding lipoprotein 17-related variable surface protein, producing the protein MKMNIKQKINKKKYLCGLVLVVSPIILSACARTDTSVYNPATIPAEETSKEVSKSQAENQLQPDKSKESNNSESNTANTENNQNLPNSQDNSNSGNPHSGATYNPNSNNFDNKEEKNGSISGNSGGSNEDYDFVDNSRPGSSDENTDFIDRPQSDSSDVNIVPDDNTQNDNKQPSGSGNVQQPSSSGAAQQPNSSGTTQQPNNSNPPKQPSGSGTNHQATFTKHNSNLDDSPENLNYLLNQISAVYNNGTSTKVLPSKIKENQKDEIKNFRINLPKQSWSVQKLEISSTDDYNGTLTLKIDIKGSNTTLPSKFITLSGFDSYILALARIKTTYELNLAGKITPLSQTRISSSDWGDILERRILSFVKFNFDDPYNLKPRIEFTKINSINTSENKLNLSFKLKYKDNKTFNRTLEIKGFGDSANSSSDFDLNKLAKGVVITRDSRYNTYLPSNINSKDELKESRISTILEDNSSFEIQNSNGQNISSHFEIQWETNPFSELNDEEGTIKASFKLKDKKSGKTSDLTSVVIRGFYSYKTFLASYKPFKPKHTFNGDKNKLPSEMNFQNIKSMVKFEYGSGNIEQKIENDNPQLKGLNPTVEMDNKDLVFDDKAGTLKTSYFMSLTHNGKTYTGNKKILVLYGFDNIFNRLIKDSKVTINKPANATSLPVSRLKINNLTFSVTNPKYSNVTVENKRIVFKDETNGSVVVEYRLKYNDFFSPFQTTEITGFKKVTPLTFPNNTSSINNKNYELLTTLQDLTKDENGFNYDIFYVAKNSENNEFLKSYRINQSIYDKQWIFNKANKTFSWAFDKNLVDDIFKTDVSAKNKKLLLYIDVRDKKAAIDPTIASMYNPTNVNYTLKNGSTTNMQKQKLLEYQVGLKINWDKLLSDKELLITDTQYFDLYLKYDPETEQVRVLLKQKSGTNAREITDDWYDAYKNNKVFLPTLNNFINVQFKSNNSNNTTLVAYNAPGSLETYKSTWQEQYDTAIQSSENRARLRSIISTYDPNDPWKISVNANDTRLNDQYFFNAPGFPRYENGYIRDWDTIINYNDFPLAQENRMRTFGTNGSWTMLNKVLPKDDDDERYYVISNAHVTWSGNIHASFSKIGSEYFTKRKDSASLTKYFFLPDTDKNIKIPYLQEFENFNQIPTVYDGEIGPNHFDKVNQGAITFVTDIAIGIIDLKPLKKYIVEKINDDNNYNSEFVQNYLSVLSDFNNWKHLPPIQMNETYKNMFTQSSGMFTGILTSSYAKIGYGNSKFSRVWALGSVPNNAEYIWKNKSSESYLSGWNARFSGVNEIGGGDQLFAGGSSGTSLTDFNRTLFGIFYGKMGPTIQLSLPRSSVINLFGNSKTGFNPLDSNIPNKDFYKKAVDNYNTKYGKHYGNKTLK; encoded by the coding sequence ATGAAAATGAATATTAAACAAAAAATTAATAAAAAAAAGTACTTGTGTGGACTAGTTTTAGTTGTTAGTCCTATTATATTAAGTGCTTGTGCAAGAACAGATACTTCAGTATATAATCCAGCTACTATTCCAGCAGAGGAAACTTCAAAAGAAGTGTCAAAATCTCAAGCAGAAAATCAGCTTCAACCTGATAAATCTAAAGAATCTAATAATTCTGAATCTAACACTGCAAATACCGAAAATAATCAAAATTTACCAAATTCTCAAGATAACTCAAATTCTGGTAATCCCCATTCAGGCGCTACATATAATCCAAATTCTAATAATTTTGATAACAAAGAAGAAAAAAATGGAAGCATTTCTGGTAACTCAGGTGGTTCTAATGAGGATTATGACTTTGTAGACAATTCTCGACCTGGTAGTTCTGATGAAAATACTGATTTTATAGATAGACCACAATCAGATAGTTCTGATGTTAATATTGTTCCTGATGATAATACCCAAAATGATAATAAACAGCCAAGTGGTTCAGGAAATGTTCAGCAACCAAGTAGTTCTGGAGCTGCTCAACAACCCAATAGTTCAGGAACAACTCAACAACCGAATAATTCTAATCCTCCTAAACAGCCAAGTGGTTCTGGAACAAATCATCAAGCAACTTTCACAAAACATAACAGTAATTTAGATGATAGTCCTGAAAATCTAAATTATTTATTAAATCAAATTAGTGCAGTTTACAATAATGGAACAAGTACCAAAGTATTACCATCAAAGATCAAAGAAAATCAAAAAGATGAAATTAAAAACTTCAGAATTAATCTGCCTAAACAAAGTTGAAGTGTTCAAAAATTAGAAATTTCAAGTACTGATGATTACAATGGTACTTTAACTCTAAAAATTGACATTAAAGGTTCAAATACGACATTACCATCTAAATTTATTACACTTAGTGGATTTGATAGTTACATTTTAGCATTAGCTCGTATTAAAACTACTTATGAATTAAATTTAGCAGGAAAAATCACACCGTTATCACAAACAAGAATCTCAAGTAGTGATTGAGGAGATATTTTAGAAAGAAGAATTTTAAGTTTCGTTAAATTTAATTTTGATGATCCATATAATTTAAAACCAAGGATTGAATTCACAAAAATTAATTCAATTAATACTAGTGAAAATAAATTAAATCTTAGTTTTAAATTAAAATATAAAGATAATAAAACATTTAATAGAACTTTAGAAATCAAAGGATTTGGAGACTCTGCTAATTCAAGTTCAGACTTTGATTTAAATAAATTAGCTAAAGGTGTTGTAATCACACGTGATTCACGTTACAATACTTATTTACCAAGTAATATTAATAGTAAAGATGAATTGAAAGAAAGTAGAATTTCAACTATATTAGAAGATAATAGTTCTTTTGAAATTCAAAATTCAAATGGACAAAATATTTCGAGCCATTTTGAGATACAATGGGAAACCAATCCTTTTTCTGAACTTAATGATGAAGAAGGTACAATCAAAGCTAGTTTTAAATTAAAAGATAAAAAGTCTGGAAAAACTTCTGACTTAACTTCTGTAGTTATCCGTGGTTTCTATTCTTATAAAACATTTTTAGCATCATATAAACCTTTTAAACCTAAACACACTTTTAATGGAGATAAAAATAAACTTCCTTCAGAAATGAATTTTCAAAATATTAAAAGTATGGTTAAATTTGAATATGGATCTGGAAATATAGAACAAAAAATCGAAAATGATAATCCTCAGTTAAAAGGGCTAAATCCAACTGTAGAAATGGATAATAAAGATTTAGTTTTCGATGATAAAGCAGGTACATTAAAAACTTCATATTTTATGTCACTAACTCATAATGGTAAAACATATACCGGTAATAAAAAAATATTAGTTCTATATGGTTTTGATAATATTTTTAATAGATTAATTAAAGATTCAAAAGTAACAATTAATAAACCAGCTAATGCTACCTCATTACCTGTTAGTCGTTTAAAAATTAATAACTTGACGTTCAGCGTAACAAATCCAAAATACAGTAATGTTACTGTCGAAAATAAACGTATTGTATTTAAAGATGAAACAAATGGATCAGTAGTCGTAGAATATCGATTAAAATACAATGATTTCTTTTCTCCATTTCAAACAACTGAAATTACAGGATTTAAAAAAGTTACACCTTTAACTTTCCCCAACAATACCAGTTCAATTAACAACAAAAATTATGAATTATTGACAACACTTCAAGATTTAACTAAAGATGAAAATGGATTTAATTACGACATATTTTATGTTGCAAAAAATTCAGAAAATAATGAATTTTTAAAAAGTTATCGAATTAATCAATCAATTTATGATAAACAATGAATTTTTAATAAAGCAAACAAAACATTTAGTTGAGCTTTTGACAAAAATTTAGTTGATGATATTTTTAAAACTGATGTTTCTGCAAAAAATAAAAAACTACTTTTATATATCGATGTTAGAGATAAAAAAGCAGCAATTGATCCAACAATAGCTTCAATGTATAATCCTACAAATGTTAATTACACTTTAAAAAATGGATCAACAACTAATATGCAAAAACAAAAACTACTTGAATATCAGGTTGGTTTAAAAATTAATTGAGATAAGTTGTTATCTGATAAAGAACTGTTAATTACTGATACACAATACTTTGATTTATATTTAAAATATGATCCAGAAACAGAACAAGTAAGAGTTTTATTAAAACAAAAAAGTGGAACAAATGCCAGAGAAATTACTGATGATTGATATGACGCTTATAAAAATAATAAAGTATTTTTACCTACATTAAATAATTTTATTAATGTTCAATTTAAAAGCAATAATTCCAATAATACAACTCTTGTTGCTTACAATGCTCCAGGTTCTTTAGAAACTTACAAAAGCACTTGACAAGAACAATATGATACAGCAATTCAATCTTCTGAAAATCGGGCACGTTTAAGAAGTATTATTTCTACATATGATCCAAATGACCCTTGAAAAATTAGTGTTAATGCCAATGATACAAGATTAAATGATCAATACTTTTTTAATGCTCCAGGTTTTCCAAGATATGAAAATGGTTATATTAGAGATTGAGATACAATCATCAACTATAATGACTTTCCATTAGCTCAAGAAAATAGAATGCGAACTTTTGGAACTAATGGATCATGAACAATGTTAAATAAAGTATTACCAAAAGATGATGACGATGAAAGATACTACGTAATTAGTAATGCTCACGTTACTTGATCAGGTAATATCCATGCATCATTTTCAAAAATTGGTAGTGAATATTTCACAAAAAGAAAAGATAGTGCTAGTTTAACAAAATATTTCTTTTTACCAGATACTGATAAAAATATAAAAATACCTTACTTGCAAGAATTTGAAAACTTTAATCAAATACCTACTGTATATGATGGTGAAATTGGTCCTAACCATTTTGACAAAGTTAATCAAGGTGCCATTACATTCGTAACAGATATTGCCATTGGTATTATTGATTTAAAACCTTTAAAAAAATATATAGTTGAAAAAATTAATGATGACAATAATTATAATTCTGAATTTGTTCAAAACTATTTATCAGTACTAAGTGACTTTAATAACTGAAAACATTTACCACCAATTCAAATGAATGAAACGTATAAAAATATGTTCACTCAAAGTAGTGGAATGTTTACCGGAATTCTAACTTCTAGTTATGCCAAAATTGGTTATGGTAATAGTAAATTTAGTCGTGTTTGAGCTTTAGGAAGTGTTCCAAATAATGCTGAATATATTTGAAAAAATAAAAGTAGTGAATCTTACTTAAGTGGTTGAAATGCTAGATTTTCAGGTGTCAATGAAATAGGTGGTGGCGATCAATTATTTGCAGGAGGATCTAGTGGTACTTCACTTACTGATTTTAACCGGACATTGTTTGGAATATTTTATGGAAAAATGGGTCCAACAATCCAATTAAGTCTTCCCCGTTCTTCTGTAATAAACCTTTTTGGTAATAGTAAAACAGGATTTAACCCTCTTGATTCAAATATTCCAAATAAAGATTTCTATAAAAAAGCAGTAGACAACTACAATACAAAATATGGTAAACATTATGGTAATAAAACTTTAAAATAA
- a CDS encoding SGNH/GDSL hydrolase family protein, with protein sequence MKTKNSMKKMFMGLGALGVSVISLSTYFALSASKNSDKNEKLQSINTSESTSFVLKNEHLITDKVNYIALGDSIAAGFNTELGSEAPGQVDKDGNISGLSYPAFLAEMIQQVQPGKLGTFENFALSGTRVVDWLYLLGEPNSDYDVTNERQYFDLLLNLDKNQNNIYKGRVVEQFKEFGIKNKDDLLNFQNKFKEANLLTISLGANDIIMQLPWHEIYLLATDKNSSKKLKAEKLQEVVAKFNSLIAELKINLDKLAKLAKKLNPNGNINFIGYPKPLLRLAKIIDANFAKVEGQTFSNFILKTLNETIKKVAQDNDANYISTYDENDWEKDSSKLSKMFLDIHPTAKGYKKMAQDILLKISLGGKYATEHNFLAANALVKNWDYNYFVKDKDSFQHQIEFNGVNNKELVQKVIGSSNALKLWEDSDLESKPEILESIKNSSVSKIMINFIEANKNNINSLIKPMMSILESWNFDKDSKIYNFLQKKDADGVSNFFKIARSFASSLYIDKVFKGIEKDLDNLNQNEISSHTLASVVRKNIFNNENVFILVKEILNSELFSTNPTEAKQFIKDIVREFINDKLIISQFLPLTSSSFNIAEHQILTQSFDTITSSLKENVALKAFISNLVEDLFIRKEHYTSQPSLEKMLSEFVSLNKSTISASVDEILNEFLKSQTNVNALQKALELLIFNKLKITNHDLYSREKISSFISKILVKLPNLSIYKNIKNQIIDKFIDQDTNRIILNNFQNETNASFNLLNFIDINKKENFQDFLEIILDKDFSNREISDLIKIVLSKIDLTSLISTFSEIGNANSGLNFITLLNDVLLNDKLTTSDHNKLQLIFNSILDFFTKGDSFDPILKLVAEQFSSNALIYLEQNISSPVIAENSKNIKTIISEFLFTAFKSDNLNQLLSSFLRDIIKNKEQYKTVKDISQFIKILVNNNIENLKTAIGNIIGEFLKNDQSNKVISEIVFGFAIDKILLPEALNASESKKNDFKNFIVKFLPNIPSLTYFKDALETLLTYLDKNIESILAGDWKKVESFAEKFQDFSINVETILKVIIETIEIKALAPEDFAKAFGFLSEFISIEKIEALIGTENAETDKTSDEVKTSNSQANIEQQFLFILNHFVSSKTFNAHDQPQRQAIVDANVVKAREIVKQILQKALPQANIKSIITQQIEKLLGSDLQKALLFTEQDTKTLIEDLYQSLIDNDSIYKIIDTGIKAILGRNQKVEKFTSVAGLIATIFQNESETLNAEIKKFIEFFITSTKVKEQISKIIFKQLSPSKKYEDVNTENKEAVNKFIDKFIGNINSFSLYNELLNKLLDSLKEESFVAALIDGDKDILLNKIKEVFDYTNYQSYGKLMKLLEIEAIDKELWTNLLNAILGEIDLVSLIKPQVVAAAEKTGKNSNKLADSLKIVQALFKEELSSEAETKLIDIAKALTDKLFDSSNSLYQNIVKNLTDASPKLLDGAFKAYPKFESLKDEYKDFVSEAASTLLNDSEISSVVKKAIENLVKERKQYSTDEISSWSKFLVKFYNANKDDLFDSLQKIVDNFLKSSGISDKLYILLEKTLKIYLDISQNLTESEISTNKQVVSTILSKFSSTSFYKELIDKVQKFLEENLETIIEGTSNKEELEQKLRDLLKFDEEILISLLEIIEWDELSAGQINAFINSFILKLPNTKLEEFFGLAAAAIATTPTSPAKSTDKTTANQNRAFEIISKILKSKYIDQATGEAEKVIKNKTKLESIFKNLVDQLLGNTNINSFVKAKAKEFLVAKMTTSLETNEQVTGEFVDALLDYSFKNTFIKDTINKFVKDIFQRNNDYAKAKDATEFIDTFFSENEIKAIENNIDSVFQGILELKPTSNLVAEILIAKLKLKIPNNKTNDYRSTIHELLTGAKKSLKEIPQWDKIKKEFFKLFRELKLKTFTTEDGINRLVKALEALDLTNMDGVIGLGKLIDNNKIPVKGFANLINYVFEYSPLPANIDQATATDHPLFFGLNNINKDPDKNKRTKLTWLSALKDALSGKLTSGGSGNGGGVDLTGSLKHIYKKLFEEYNKTKSNKKNEFDKNNVYYKAIYRIAASALWYAWETYIRESSDKLIFWNITNTTVEGQLFEYLKSSTSTTLADHIFGNRGKYNWWRWRYVFPTYDDYGKNDLLWMIYYYDGSDKSNMNRHRNSETIKHTIMRYIKQGHSDN encoded by the coding sequence ATGAAAACAAAAAATTCAATGAAGAAAATGTTTATGGGCTTGGGAGCATTGGGAGTATCAGTGATTTCACTTTCTACTTACTTCGCTCTATCAGCAAGTAAAAACTCAGATAAAAATGAAAAATTACAGTCAATAAACACTTCAGAAAGCACATCTTTTGTTTTGAAAAATGAACATTTGATTACTGATAAAGTAAATTACATTGCTCTTGGTGATTCTATTGCCGCGGGTTTTAATACCGAATTAGGTTCAGAAGCTCCTGGCCAAGTTGATAAAGATGGCAATATTTCAGGATTATCATATCCTGCTTTTCTTGCTGAAATGATCCAGCAAGTACAACCAGGTAAACTGGGAACTTTTGAAAACTTTGCCTTATCAGGTACTAGAGTAGTTGATTGGCTATATTTATTAGGTGAACCCAATTCTGATTATGATGTGACAAATGAAAGACAATATTTTGATTTACTATTAAATTTAGATAAAAATCAAAATAATATATATAAAGGTAGAGTTGTTGAACAATTCAAAGAATTTGGTATTAAAAATAAAGATGATCTTTTAAATTTCCAAAATAAATTTAAAGAAGCTAATTTATTAACAATTTCTTTGGGTGCTAATGATATCATCATGCAATTACCATGACATGAAATTTATCTTTTAGCAACTGATAAAAATTCATCCAAAAAACTGAAAGCAGAAAAGCTACAAGAAGTTGTTGCTAAATTTAATTCTTTAATTGCTGAATTAAAAATTAATTTAGATAAATTAGCAAAATTAGCAAAAAAATTAAATCCAAATGGAAATATTAATTTTATTGGTTATCCAAAACCACTTCTAAGATTAGCGAAAATAATTGATGCAAATTTCGCTAAAGTTGAAGGACAAACTTTTTCTAATTTTATTTTAAAAACTTTAAATGAAACAATCAAAAAAGTAGCTCAAGATAATGATGCTAATTATATTAGTACATATGATGAAAATGATTGAGAAAAAGATTCAAGCAAGTTATCTAAAATGTTTTTAGATATCCACCCAACTGCTAAAGGGTATAAAAAAATGGCTCAAGATATTTTGTTAAAAATATCTTTAGGTGGAAAATATGCTACAGAGCATAATTTTTTAGCAGCTAATGCCTTAGTAAAAAATTGAGATTATAATTACTTTGTTAAAGACAAAGATTCTTTTCAACATCAAATTGAGTTTAATGGTGTAAATAATAAAGAATTAGTTCAAAAAGTTATTGGTAGTTCAAATGCTTTAAAGCTTTGAGAAGATTCAGATCTAGAAAGTAAACCAGAAATTTTAGAATCAATTAAAAATTCTAGTGTTTCAAAAATTATGATTAACTTTATTGAAGCTAATAAAAATAATATAAACTCATTAATAAAACCAATGATGTCTATCTTAGAATCATGAAATTTTGATAAAGATAGCAAAATATATAATTTCCTACAAAAAAAAGATGCAGATGGTGTAAGCAATTTCTTTAAAATTGCTCGTTCATTTGCTAGTTCTTTATATATTGATAAAGTATTTAAAGGAATTGAAAAAGATTTAGATAACTTAAATCAAAATGAAATTAGTTCACATACTCTTGCAAGTGTTGTGAGAAAAAATATTTTTAACAATGAAAATGTTTTCATTTTAGTAAAAGAAATTTTAAATTCAGAATTATTTTCTACAAATCCAACTGAAGCCAAACAATTTATTAAAGATATTGTGCGAGAATTTATTAATGACAAATTAATTATTTCGCAATTTTTACCTTTAACAAGTAGTTCCTTTAATATTGCAGAGCATCAAATCTTAACTCAAAGTTTTGATACTATTACAAGTAGTTTAAAAGAAAATGTTGCCCTAAAAGCATTTATTTCTAATTTAGTAGAAGACTTATTTATTAGAAAAGAACACTACACAAGTCAACCTTCATTAGAAAAAATGTTGAGTGAGTTTGTTAGTTTAAATAAATCTACTATTTCTGCAAGTGTGGATGAAATTTTAAATGAATTTTTAAAATCACAAACTAATGTTAATGCCTTACAGAAAGCTTTAGAATTACTTATTTTTAATAAATTAAAAATAACCAACCATGATCTTTACAGTCGTGAAAAAATTAGTAGTTTTATTAGTAAAATATTAGTAAAACTACCAAATCTTTCAATTTACAAAAACATTAAAAATCAAATTATTGATAAATTTATAGATCAAGATACAAATCGAATAATTTTAAATAACTTCCAAAATGAAACTAATGCCAGTTTTAATTTACTAAATTTTATTGATATTAATAAAAAAGAAAACTTTCAAGATTTCTTAGAAATTATTCTTGATAAAGATTTTTCTAACAGAGAAATTTCAGATTTAATCAAAATTGTTTTATCTAAAATAGATCTAACTTCTTTAATTTCAACATTTTCAGAAATAGGAAATGCTAATTCAGGATTAAATTTTATTACTTTATTAAATGATGTTTTACTAAATGATAAATTAACTACAAGCGACCATAATAAACTTCAACTAATTTTTAATTCTATTTTAGACTTCTTTACTAAAGGTGATTCTTTTGACCCTATTTTAAAATTAGTTGCAGAACAGTTTTCATCTAATGCATTAATTTATTTAGAACAAAATATTTCTTCTCCAGTAATTGCTGAAAATAGTAAAAATATCAAAACCATTATTTCTGAATTTTTATTTACAGCATTTAAATCAGATAATTTAAATCAATTATTATCTTCATTTTTAAGAGATATTATTAAAAATAAAGAACAATATAAAACCGTCAAAGACATCTCACAATTTATTAAAATTTTAGTAAATAATAATATTGAAAATTTAAAAACTGCTATTGGAAATATTATTGGTGAATTTTTAAAAAATGATCAATCAAATAAAGTAATATCTGAAATTGTATTTGGTTTTGCTATTGACAAAATATTATTACCAGAAGCATTAAACGCTAGTGAATCAAAGAAAAATGACTTTAAAAACTTCATTGTTAAATTTTTACCAAATATACCTTCACTAACTTACTTTAAAGATGCTTTAGAAACTTTATTAACTTACTTAGACAAAAATATTGAAAGTATTTTAGCTGGAGATTGAAAAAAAGTTGAATCATTTGCAGAAAAATTCCAAGATTTCAGTATTAATGTTGAAACAATTCTAAAAGTTATCATTGAAACAATTGAAATCAAAGCTTTAGCTCCAGAAGATTTTGCCAAAGCATTTGGATTTTTATCAGAATTTATTTCAATAGAAAAAATTGAAGCACTAATTGGTACAGAAAATGCTGAAACAGATAAGACAAGTGATGAAGTAAAAACTAGCAATTCTCAAGCAAATATTGAACAACAATTTTTATTTATTCTAAATCATTTTGTATCTTCAAAAACTTTTAATGCACATGATCAACCACAACGTCAAGCAATAGTTGATGCTAATGTTGTAAAAGCACGTGAAATTGTAAAACAAATTTTACAAAAAGCATTACCTCAAGCTAACATTAAATCAATAATTACGCAACAAATTGAAAAATTATTAGGTTCAGATTTACAAAAAGCATTACTATTTACTGAACAAGATACAAAAACACTTATTGAAGATTTATATCAATCATTAATTGATAATGATTCAATTTACAAAATTATAGATACAGGAATTAAAGCAATTTTAGGTAGAAACCAAAAAGTTGAAAAATTCACATCTGTAGCAGGGTTAATTGCGACAATTTTCCAAAATGAATCAGAAACTTTAAATGCTGAAATTAAGAAATTTATTGAATTCTTTATAACTTCAACAAAAGTAAAAGAACAAATTTCAAAAATTATTTTTAAACAATTAAGTCCTTCAAAAAAATATGAAGATGTAAATACAGAAAATAAAGAAGCAGTTAATAAATTTATTGATAAATTTATTGGAAATATTAATTCCTTTTCACTATATAATGAACTTCTAAACAAATTATTAGATTCATTAAAAGAAGAAAGTTTTGTCGCAGCTTTAATTGATGGTGACAAAGACATTCTGTTAAACAAAATTAAAGAAGTATTTGATTATACAAATTATCAGTCTTATGGAAAATTAATGAAACTTCTAGAAATAGAAGCCATTGACAAAGAATTATGAACAAACTTACTTAATGCTATTTTAGGTGAAATTGATTTAGTTTCACTGATTAAACCACAAGTAGTGGCTGCTGCAGAAAAAACAGGCAAAAATTCTAATAAATTAGCAGATAGTTTAAAAATTGTTCAAGCCTTATTTAAAGAAGAATTAAGCAGTGAAGCAGAAACAAAATTAATTGATATTGCCAAAGCATTGACTGATAAATTATTTGATTCTTCAAATTCTTTATATCAAAATATTGTTAAAAACTTAACTGATGCTTCACCAAAATTATTAGATGGAGCATTCAAAGCTTATCCAAAATTTGAATCACTAAAAGATGAATATAAAGACTTTGTAAGTGAAGCAGCTTCAACACTTTTAAATGATTCAGAAATTTCAAGTGTTGTTAAAAAAGCAATTGAAAATTTAGTTAAAGAAAGAAAACAATATTCAACTGATGAAATTAGTTCATGGTCTAAATTTTTAGTTAAATTTTATAATGCAAATAAAGATGATTTATTTGATTCACTACAAAAAATAGTTGATAACTTCTTAAAATCTTCAGGAATTTCTGACAAACTTTATATCTTATTAGAAAAAACTTTAAAAATTTATCTAGATATTTCCCAAAATTTAACAGAAAGTGAAATCAGCACAAATAAACAGGTTGTTTCAACAATTTTAAGTAAATTTAGTTCAACTAGCTTCTATAAAGAATTAATTGATAAAGTTCAAAAATTCTTAGAAGAAAATCTAGAAACAATCATCGAAGGAACTTCAAATAAAGAAGAACTTGAACAAAAACTAAGAGATTTATTAAAATTTGATGAAGAAATATTAATTTCTTTATTAGAAATTATCGAATGAGATGAATTAAGTGCTGGACAAATCAATGCATTTATCAATAGTTTTATTTTAAAACTACCAAATACAAAACTAGAAGAATTTTTTGGTTTAGCAGCTGCAGCAATTGCAACAACTCCTACATCTCCAGCCAAATCAACAGATAAAACTACTGCAAATCAAAACAGAGCATTTGAAATTATTTCAAAAATTTTAAAATCAAAATACATCGATCAAGCTACCGGAGAAGCTGAAAAAGTTATAAAAAATAAAACTAAATTAGAATCTATATTTAAAAATTTAGTTGATCAACTTCTAGGTAATACAAATATTAATTCATTTGTGAAAGCTAAAGCTAAAGAATTTTTAGTAGCTAAAATGACAACATCATTAGAAACAAATGAACAAGTTACCGGGGAATTTGTTGATGCATTGTTAGATTATTCATTTAAAAATACTTTTATCAAAGATACAATTAATAAATTTGTAAAAGATATTTTCCAAAGAAATAATGATTATGCAAAAGCAAAAGATGCCACTGAATTTATTGATACATTTTTCAGTGAAAATGAAATTAAAGCAATTGAAAATAATATAGATTCAGTCTTTCAAGGAATTTTAGAATTAAAACCAACATCTAATTTAGTAGCAGAAATTTTAATAGCTAAACTGAAATTAAAAATTCCAAATAATAAAACAAATGATTACCGTTCAACAATTCATGAACTTCTTACAGGAGCAAAAAAATCTCTAAAAGAAATTCCACAATGAGATAAGATTAAAAAGGAATTCTTTAAATTATTTAGAGAATTAAAATTAAAAACATTTACAACTGAAGACGGTATAAATAGATTAGTTAAAGCATTAGAAGCATTGGATTTAACTAATATGGATGGTGTAATCGGTTTAGGAAAACTAATTGATAATAATAAAATTCCTGTTAAAGGATTTGCTAACTTAATTAATTATGTATTTGAATATTCTCCTTTACCAGCTAATATAGATCAAGCTACTGCTACAGATCATCCGCTATTTTTTGGATTAAATAATATTAATAAAGATCCTGATAAAAATAAACGAACTAAATTAACATGACTTAGTGCTTTAAAAGATGCATTAAGTGGTAAATTAACTAGTGGCGGATCTGGTAATGGTGGCGGAGTTGATTTAACTGGATCTTTAAAACACATTTACAAAAAATTATTTGAGGAATATAATAAAACAAAATCAAATAAAAAAAATGAATTTGATAAAAATAATGTTTATTATAAAGCGATTTATCGAATTGCTGCTTCAGCTTTATGATATGCATGAGAAACATACATTCGTGAAAGTTCAGATAAATTAATTTTCTGAAATATAACTAATACAACTGTTGAAGGCCAATTATTTGAATATTTAAAAAGCTCAACAAGCACTACTTTAGCTGACCACATTTTCGGTAATCGGGGAAAATATAATTGATGAAGATGACGTTACGTATTCCCTACATATGATGATTATGGTAAAAATGATTTACTATGAATGATTTATTATTATGATGGAAGTGACAAAAGTAATATGAATCGTCATAGAAATAGTGAAACAATCAAACACACAATTATGCGTTATATTAAACAAGGTCACAGCGATAATTAA